In the Perca flavescens isolate YP-PL-M2 chromosome 10, PFLA_1.0, whole genome shotgun sequence genome, tgtaaatccaaccacccctgtgaaagatttaagtttcactttccctgatccGCGTCAAACGAGGAGCATCAGACGAGGagattaacgttacttaacaatgtctggaaaaagaaaatctaaagtgtggatgcactttcaaatggtaaaagatccaaaaaaagtaaaatgcaagttgtgccaacagctcatgtcctaccactcgtcaacaacaaacatggctttccacttaaaacgggtaagtttattaccaataaagacgtttcactttttcatgtataatggcgcttttaatttacgaatagcaatatcatatgttgggacttaaaatatgttagtcttttttctagatccacccacagtatcagactgacgacagcagttcatctagtagtagtagtagtagtaccggagctgcgccaaaactaactcaagaaagctagatttgagaccgccattgcccgagaaaaggaaaagagaaatcccGGACAAAATTGCAGTTTATTTCGCTTCACAatgaggccagtgaatgttgtggACGGTGAAGGTTTTAAAGAATTAATGCGCACACTTGAGCCAGGATACACAGTTCCCAAAAGAGAGACGGTTATGCATGCAGCGGATGCGAAATAGGCGTCCATACGCGCCTGCGGTTCACATGTTACCCTCCTGCTGACTAGTGTCGTGCCCCTCccaacccattcacacacacacacacacacacacacacacacacacacacacacacacacacacacacacacacacacacacacacacacacacacacacacacacacacacacacacacacagatgattcgACTATCAGTCGACTATAGAAAGATTCTGATTTGAATGTGTAAATCCTTAGACGGGGACACCCCTAGTTCATACTTTGGAAGTTGTTATGAGGTTAAGAGTTTAAGATTATGCAGCATTATGCAGGAGAGGTCAGTGTCATATGTGTTGGGCATCAAGCAAAGCAAATAAAATATTCATGTTGTCATAATAAGTGAATATAATGAATATTAGCAGCAAATTCAGCATATTAAAAGCCAAggattgaaaatgaaaatgaagacCACACAAGTGTCAATAGGTTCGCACATAAAGGTCAGAATGGGGTCAGCAAgttctaatctaatctaaagagGTCAAGGTTGAAAGGTGTGACAGGATGTAGTATTTCTGTCACGTCTCCCTATAACACCTCATAATTGACTTGGCTGCTCCCCAGATTGCACTTTTATATCCCTCATGTCACAGAATATAGAGGCTATATTTCAGCTGTGAGACAAATGATCTACATGTGTTTGGTGCTGCTGACACTCTGCTACCTCTGGTGATGAAGTCCTCATAAGTCCACTGGCAGGTGAGTTATCAGCACCTGAAGCCTGTTTTACTATGTAAAGTGTGCAAAGTTGGAATGGATTATTTATTGTGAAAAATTATTTTGACCCATTTCCACCTCATTGGCTCTGTCCTATGTAGCTTTTTGCAAACTCATTTTTGACATTCAGCAGGAAAACAGCGAGCTTTGCAGGCACTTTCTGACCAGGAGGGATGGGAGCTCCACTTTTCATTAACGGTGGCTGAACATCCCTGAGCCGGCAGCGTCTGTCAGCTCGGCTGCATCACGGCTCACAGAACCAGGAGTGGACTTGAGCTCTCATTTCTAAAGGAAATGTGTTTCTGGGTCACTATTGCCAATggctaagtacatttacttgtACAAACCCAGGCACTtgcttgttattttttttttaagtcatctTCATTTGTTATGCATGCATCCATAAATTATGCTTTTACAAATTTAAATAAACCTATGAACTAATTAGACCAACAACTACTGGGTCACTGACTCacttacctggttaaataagtTTAATATGGCGCCTTTTACTGCCATTTGAGTACTATGATTTTCAGTCAAGTTATTTCTTCTTATACTCGAGTAAAGGATTTGAGTAAGTGTTCCAGCTCATACAGGAAGTGATCATAATTAATAAATcgaaaataatcaaaatatgaaattgtatatgcgagaataaaacattttcaactaCTGCCATTTGCAGTACAAACTTCAAATGCATCATTGGTTTAAATatgctttgttttttaagttttcctGGCAGGATTTCATCTGAAAGGCACAGCTTATTTAAGACTATTGGACTATGGTTGTGTTGTGAGCCTGTAAATCCAAACTCTACCTCTTAGTCCAATTGTTAAGATGTCAGAGTGTTTGGCTATAGGTGCGGATGGATGTGGGCAAGCGGGGGGAATGGTTGTGAAGCATCAGGCCTTTAAATTACAGAAATGACTGTACTACTGTTACTAACAGAGCGAGACTCTCTCAAATATCACATTAATGTCAATGACTTTATCTTGAGGAGGGGGTGATGGAGGGCAGCAGTGCTTTGTGGCCCACAGTGCTTCTTTTAACCGCTCACATCACAGGAGCTCCCTGTGGATATTACTGTACAAGCTCGCAAGACTGGAGTGTAATGAGGAACGCCCAGTAACACAAGTGTGGATTCAGTCTTTGAGTATCAAACGGATGTCACATTTCTCTTTATTTGCCAGCACAGTATAGCTCCCTGCCCAAAATAGAGCTCTTGGTTGTGGCCCCAAAGGCGCTGCTCCAGAAGGTTGGAGATCTCATCCTGATGTTGATGGGTGCGCCATCTGCACATCCTCTGAGGTCCGCAACCTTAGTGTAATCCTGGACTCCACCCTCTCTTTCCATACTCATATCAAATCCATCACCAAATCAGCCTTTTTTTCATCTCAAAAACATCTCCAGACTCCGGGCCTTTCACTCTCTGACTCCGTGTTAGAAACCCTCTTTCATACTTTCATAACCTCCCGTTTGGACTACTGCAATGGAGGCCTGTcaggggtccccagcaaaaccccagacaggctccagtatgtccaaaacaCTGCAGCCAGGGTCCTCACATACACCAAGACCTGGCAGCACATCAACCAAATcctcatccaccttcactggctcccaattaagtcccgcatcacatataaaatcctccttctcacctacaaatccctccatgccctggccccacagtacctctccgacctcctccatccatacacccaACCCCGAAACCTGCGGTCCTCAGAcgctggcctgctctccattcctcacaccagactctgtaccttcagagacagagcctttagtgttgcagccccatccctctggaacaccctccctgcagatatccGAAATTCTACATCCctggacatatttaaaaaactcctgaaacaccacctgtttaccacagcctacaacctccttTAGCTTAACCACagtaattctgtaaagtgtcatTGGGTTTCTTAAAAGgccctatataaataaaagttattattattattattattattattattattattattattattattattattattattattattattatatttcttttctgtgagcttctgttttacatttctttatttctttctaaagatttttttttcatactgaGTGAATTTAACTACACCATCTCTCTACTGTATAATCTAATATCTAATAATATGTTTCCCAGCAAGTTTCTGTCCGTGTCTCATGAAGAGTTGACGTAACAACATTTCACTAACCTGCCCCTGGCGACATGCTGTACTCACTTTGGAAGCACCCACAATCTGCGATGAATCCAAAGTCTAACTGCTTATTCAGTCTTCAGTTCCTGTCATGTTCTCGACAGCAGCTCCTCTTTCTCAGACTGCCAGTCAAAAAAGGTGATCATAAACTAGATAGACAGAGTGCTTGCATGTCACCAAGCAAATGTACAGATATCTTAGCTTAGCTATAAATAAGCCCAcatgacaattttaacatttacatGTAATGGCCTGAAGAAGCCCTGAGCTCATGTCATCCCACCATAAAACCTGGAAGGAACGGCTGATCTAAATAAACTCCTTCCCTGTTGCCCCAAGATTTTTTCTTATCATTGACATTGCATCATTCAAATATCACCGTTTAAAAACTCTCCAACACTGTAATTAATTTacttttcacattaaaagccctgtttttcaatttgaaaattatcatttttattttgggtAATGCAGTTATCCTTTGGGGGTTATATTTAGATCATTGATTGTGCCTTTAAATATCACAAGATTGACTAGAAAGAATTCAATTATTactgtttatttgttgttgGACAGACTTTCCCAAGTCACGCTGCTTTTATTTGAGCTCTTCAAACATTCTAACTCACAACTACAGAAGAAGGTTTTTGACACAGGAAAACATAAGCCCTCTGCAAATGAGACTGTGTCTCTGGTGAAACACTGAGGTATGGGCTGCCTGCAGCCCAGGAAATACTGCGCGGTAACAATCAATAGCACTGAGCAagcatcaaagtttttattATCTGTGAGGCCCTGACTTGATCCCCAACTATAGTGACTAATCTAATTGGAGCTCACACAGCCTCCCCAGATGTGCagtgcaaagaaagaaagaagaaatagaTGTCAGGGAGATCTTCATAAATCACTAGTCAGTCACAGACAATTTTACTACCTTCTATCCATCCATGCATCCACACTGCTCATCTGTCCATCTCAACAGTTTTGTTAGCGTGCTCAGCTCACAAGTCATCACCTCAGTGCAAATAGCAAAAAACGTAGTTGCTATTTCCTAAGCCCAGGCACATGTCTGCTGTAGGCTGAGAGACTGTGTGGAAAGTATGCCGTTAAGGTTATCAAGCCCAAAGCCTCTCCACAAGGCTCAGAATTAGACTTACAGTTAGAAATATGACTCAACAAGGGCATTGCAAGTGTGTGCATAGAGCAGTGTTTAAGATTGGTTGGAATACCTATGAAAATCTTTACCCCAGAAAACTGTTCTACGCACTTAACTACTTTACTTTGAAACTCATCCTGGCTAGAAATGACAGAGAAGCTCTTGTATTGAGCAGACAGTGTTAATTACTCAAGTGAATAAATTATTCAACCTCTGAACGATTCAATGAAATATAAATGCCTCCGGTCAATGGTTGCCAACACTCGATAAGACTTTGGACTCCCTCTGGGGGGATTTCATAGCCAGTGATGGGTTGCATCTTATACGCCAGATCACAAAAAGAGTTCAATCCTGAGCTGGTGCGCTGAATCAGTACAAGCTTCATATCACCCTTGACCACTGCAtcatcatctttttctttttctacactGGCTAAGTGTATTATTGTCTTGTGAGTCTGCGGTTGTTTGCGCCCTACCCAGTTCAATAAAGGCCAAATGTTAAATATAGCCAAATTATTGAAAATATCTTGAATGAACTATTAATACCCGCTTCACACAATGCTGTACACAGTTTTTGGTTCATAATCTCATCACCCATCTCTATTACTGTCTTGTTGTGTTAAGTTGAATGACTGAGGTGTATGTACGCCATCTTGTGGTGAAAACTCCAAAGTGCATTTTATCTGGACACAGAAGCATGACTTTAATTACATGTAATTTCAGAAGTTAATTTAGGTTAATTCATTCCACAACTATTATCAGAATAATACAAGCCCAATCTAAAAAATCAAGATATCTGCATAGATCACAATAATTCACATTGAAGAAGATTTAAAGGGACAGCGTCAGAGTAGCACATATTTAGGACATACAATGAAGAATAATTGAATGTCTAAAACATTGTTACAATCTAAACCAAATACTTACATGTATATTACAGATAGAGTGAGgattttaagaaagaaaaataaatggaaatattGAATTCTGTGCAGTGCTTAGTTTGCTCAATGCATTTTTTCTCTTACGTAAAGTTGTTAAAAAatagaatattgtgatatgattaataaaaaaaacacaaataggacaacattgttttgtgtgtgtatttaaaaaatccCATTTCTTGATTTTAATGCTTTTAAAGCTTCTCATTGATACAAGCCTGAGTTCTTTATGTAAATAGACAATCCAGTTGTGATAACTAAATAGAAACAATTCATGTGTTTGGTTTATGGCTAGCGTTATAATGAAATAAAGAATTTACAGTGTAGACCACTGCAAAACTGATTTGGTCTTTTCAGAATATGTTAAACTGTAGCTGATGGTTACTGGAGGGTGAAAACCAGCCTGCCGAGATGTTATGCTATTTCACACCAGTTTTCAGACATAGTCAGGATGTTTTTCTTTGAACAAACATTAAACTAATTGTGACATGTGCATGTCGTGCAAACAGAGCTTTGTACTTTGgagcggtgtgtgtgtctgtgtgtgtgtgtgtgtgtgtgtgtgtgtgtgtgtgtgtgtgtgtgtgtgtgtgtgtttgtcagtgtgtgtcagtgtgtgtcaggATACCACAGCTGTTTGAAATGGCACTAGTTTCTTTGTCTGGCTTCTGTTTGCTACTTTTGGACTTTCAGCTGGGCTATGGAGGTATTTTATGTTTCATCTTTATGATGCTCACAAATAATTTCTCTCTGACTTGAGGTTTATTTTAGTTGTGCAGTTTTACTTTTAGAGTGTTGTCGGTACATGTGCCAGGTGAAAGATCGTCCttttaattaactttatttatacagaaaaaaataccTCTATActttacatatttgtttttgcGGTGCATGAGATGAAGACAGTTAAACACTAACtatgtttaactatattttccTTTTGCTCACTCTAACCCTAGCTCCAGCCTCAGGCCCAGTGTTCCTGTCCGGTCAGGCAGCCGACAGCATTCTGCAGAGACACAAACGCTACAACACTGGTTTATTTGAGGAGCTGCTGCGAGACAACTTGGAGAGAGAGTGTATGGAGGAAGTATGTAACCTGGAAGAGGCCAGGGAGGTCTTTGAGAATGATAAAAAGACAGTgggtatttatttatgtatttatcttgtttttaatttatacATATTCTTGTTTTTGCTGGCTGTTCTCGACCGGAGACTTTACTCTGTATTTTAGATGGAATTCTGGAAGGCATATGGAGGTAAGAATGTCAGAACAGACTTCTTCCAAACACAAACTGACTGtgactgtgtttttgtttgtctaaTGTGTTTGTTGCGATCATTTTCTCTCAGACTCTGCAATCAGAGTACTCACTTCATCTTGTAATGCCGACCTGTATTTTAGACATGCTTTTATGTaaagatgtttttctttccacttttttcCCTGAGTAAACATTGCTTTATAAACGTACTATACAAAATGAGGTCATTAGAGTTACTGTGTCTGGATTTCTTCAGATAACAATCAGTGTAAATCAAGCCCATGTCTGAACCATGGGTCATGCAAAAACCACATCGGCTACTACACCTGCGCCTGTCCGTCTGGCTTCACTGGCAATAACTGTGAGATTGgtaagtgaaagtcctgtggcTTTATTTATAAATGGGATCAAAagaaattagattttttatGTTACATGATCCAAAGTTTCTGAGAATATAagatcagatcagatcagatctCAGTCTCAAAGGATAAACAGCTAGACACCTTTTTCCCTTCTTCTGTTAAATCAATGGCTGGCATCCAGCACCAGTCTTGTTTTAGGTCCCAAAATTagattgtttgtctttttggaTATTCTAAAAACAGCAGTAAAAGTGCCCTCTCTATGAGACGTGACACGAAAATGCATGCATTATATTTAATCATCACTGGTCCATTTCAACactttcacattcaatacactAGTCTGCAACTGCGTTATACTGCGCCTCTCAAATAAGCGTCTGTCAGGTTAAGAATGACAACTTGTAGAAAGTTGTCAGAAAGCTACTGGTTGCATGGCAACTAGTGGCACCTCGCAAGTGTGGATGGGATTACTTTCTGTCAACAATGCCTGTGCTAAGTAATTGATTTAAGTGGACAGAGGGGAGATGGGAgatgaaaaatataaatttagTTTCATGTGTGAACTTTTCCTGTGCGGATCTCAATCAAATGCTAGCTCCCGTAAAATGACATTATCAAAACTTAGTgtgtagtgtagtatgtcataaaaaatgtccaaaaaaagtatagtatagtatgtcgtaaatttagaaaaaagtatagtatagtatgtcgtaaatttagaaaaaagtcatattatagcatatcgaacattttggaaaaagtcacagtttagtatgtcgaaaaaaagtcatagtatagtatttcaaaaattttgaaaaaaatcatagaatagtatgtcgtaaattttgaaaaataagttatattatagcatgtcttaaatatggaaaaaagtcatagtttagtatgttgacaattttgaaaaaagtcatagtatacaaCGTAGAAAATAATCATAgtttagcatgtcgaaaattttgaaaaaaagtcataatatagtatattgaaaattttgaaaaatagtcatagtatagcatgtcgaaaattttgaaaaactcttagtatagaatgtcgaaaaagtcatagtatagtatgttgtaaatttggaaaaaaaaataatattatagcatgtcgaaaactttgaaaaaagtcatagtatagcatgtcaaaaaaagttatagtatagcatgtagaacattttgaagaaaagtcatagtatagcatgtcgaaaatttggataaagtcatagtatagtttgtcgaaaattttgaaacaaaagtcatagtatagtatgttgtgaattttgaaaaaactcattatagcatgtcaaaacttttgaaaaaaacttagTGTTGCCTTTTGAAAATTttgaataaaagtcatagtcatGTATATCgtacatttgaaaaataaaattttgaaaaagtcatagtataatatgttgtaaattttgaaaaaaaagtcatagcatagtatgtagaaaaaagttaGAGAATAGCAGGTCGAAAATTTTGAAACAAAaggggtggctgtggctcagtggtagagtggtTGCTTGCCAATTGGAAGGTTCATGGTTCGATCACTGGTTATGCAGTTCCATGtcaagtgtccttgggcaagacccTGATCCCCAACTTTCCCCCAATGCGTAACAGAGTGTGAAAGtatatctgatgagcaggtgacACCTTGTACAGCATCCTCagtcacagtgtgtgaatggttcctttATGTAGAAGTGCTTTGTGTAGttgttaatataatatatataaatacagtccatttacgttcatagtatagtgtgttgtaaattaataaaaaaagtcatagtattgcatgtcaaacattttgaaacaaGTCATGTCGAAAaatggtatagcatgtcgaaaaaaagtcatagtatagtgggTCGGAAATTTTGAAacaaaagtaatagtatattatgtcataaaaagccatagaaaagtcatagtacagtatgtcataaaaagtaatagtatagtatgtcataaaaattacaaaaagtcttagtacagtatgtcataagaaaatcatagtatagtatgtcataaaaagtcacataaacgtcatagtatagtttgtcataaaacaaatcatggtatagtatgtcataaaaagtcccaaaaaataatagtatagtatgtcataaaaagtcatagtatagtatctcacaaaaaaattatagtatagtatgtctcaaaaagttacaaaaaagttatagtatagtatgtcaagaaaGGACACTAGTGTAGTAGGTGCCtttaaaggataggttcacatTTTTTATATGCACATTGACACATTGTGGTTGTTGTAATTGTTCCCCCTGTCCATACCGGCCATCAAGAGATCCCTTTCGAATGCGCTTGTTCTGTGCAAAAAAGCATTCAGTATTCACACAATAGATATTTGAgaattgaaaaacaaaacaaacaggaacTCATACTTTATGGCAACGAACGACAGTGTGTAATAAGAAGATGGGTTTTAATCAATAATGTGTGTTTATTCTCTTCAGTTATAGAAAAAAGGTGTGATGTAAATAACGGACACTGTATGCACTTCTGTGAACCAATGGGAACCATGGGAGCAAAATGTTCCTGTGCAAGGGGATACAGGCTGATGCAGGACGGAGTTAAATGTGAACCAGAAGGTATCAATGTAGTTGTAATGAATCACCTGCTAAATACCATGATAATGACTCTTAACTTCCACAATGTGACTCTTCCTTTCTCACATCACCAGTTGAATTTCCATGTGGCAGAACTGCCCTGCCAGAGGTTAGTGCAGTATCCATAAGGTCTCTGTTCGGCAGTGGAAATGCAAGCCTGTGGAACACCACTTCACTGACCAACATCACCACTATTGCATCCCCTTCCTCAACTCCAGCCCAAACCTCTGTGCCTTTTCCTGCCACAAATAATTCTGTAAAAAAACAGTCACGAAAAGAAATTGCCCCTGTGGGTGTACCATGACACTGAGATCCCCACTGAGGTCCCCACTGAGGAGCCACTTAGGCATTTTAAACGCATCGTAGGCGGTAAGGTGGTAATCCCAGGAGAGATCCCATGGCAGGTATTTTATGGAAGTACAGTACGGTATTTGATGCATGTGAGGCTTTGTTATTGAAATACATGAGGGAGAAGACACAGCAGCTGTAGTATGTTCACTTTCTTGTAGCGATTCACAGCTTTTCTCCATCTTTTATTCAGGTAGCCTTGATAGCGCGTCCCAGTGGTGAGATATTCTGTGGGGGCTCCATTGTCAGCGAACAGTGGGTTATCACTGCTGCTCATTGCCTGGTGGAGGCAAAAGGCGCATTCTTCGTCAGAGTAGGTAAGATTCACTGCCACAGATTAGTTTTACCTCTGCTAAAGCATGATGGAGCCCGGTTTAAAGTAGAGTTGAAACAGTTGATTAATTGATCTGTTAATTAACTAGTTGTGTATGTTAATTTATGATTAATTGTTTAGGTCaagcaaaaaagacaaaacataatTGGTTCTAGCTTTTGAGTTGTGAGTATTTGCTGCTTGTCTTATGTgttagtaaactgaatatgattgggttttggactgttgttttgtcaaaacaagcaatttcaaGACATTACCTTAATGTAtcgggccttttttttttaccattttccaaaatgtaCATGTATGGACCAAAGGATCAATAGATTAATCAAGAAAACGATTgtcagattaattgataataaaataaGCATTATGGCAGCCCTATAGTGTAAAGTTCTGTGTATTTTAGTCCTTGAAATTCTTAATTTCATGTCATGTTTTACACTTCCGAAGAAAATTATTTTGCCATCTACTTTGAGATACCActgcatgtattttattttagactAAATGTATACAGAT is a window encoding:
- the f9a gene encoding LOW QUALITY PROTEIN: coagulation factor IXa (The sequence of the model RefSeq protein was modified relative to this genomic sequence to represent the inferred CDS: inserted 2 bases in 1 codon) translates to MALVSLSGFCLLLLDFQLGYGAPASGPVFLSGQAADSILQRHKRYNTGLFEELLRDNLERECMEEVCNLEEAREVFENDKKTMEFWKAYGDNNQCKSSPCLNHGSCKNHIGYYTCACPSGFTGNNCEIVIEKRCDVNNGHCMHFCEPMGTMGAKCSCARGYRLMQDGVKCEPEVEFPCGRTALPEVSAVSIRSLFGSGNASLWNTTSLTNITTIASPSSTPAQTSVPFPATNNSVKKQXHEKKLPLWVYHDTEIPTEVPTEEPLRHFKRIVGGKVVIPGEIPWQVALIARPSGEIFCGGSIVSEQWVITAAHCLVEAKGAFFVRVGEHNIYISEGTEQDYDVLKQHVHPLYNSSVCLYNHDIALLYLKSPITFSTTVRPICIGPNAFIEALVKESSPATVSGWGRTRFHGFTANTLQKVDVPFTDRTVCKRHSSARISNFMFCAGYYNEAKDACQGDSGGPHTNSIHDTWFLTGIVSWGEECAKQGKYGVYTRISLYYRWINHVMGFTKHRLAFDVEDPDPEI